A region of Pseudomonas putida DNA encodes the following proteins:
- a CDS encoding response regulator, producing the protein MTCRLLLVDDHSLIRAGVRALVCDIPGYCVVGEADDGCLLLEHVRNLAPDIVLLDISMRSTSGLDALTQLRASGSTCKVLILSMHTDPDLIMRALESGAHGYLLKDTSATELEQALCALRNGERYLSPAIAHTVINQALLNTQHRTQASGERHNLTARQLEILRLIVRGKSTREIACGLGLSIKTVETHRSQIMKRLQIHDVAGLVLYAVREKIISLDD; encoded by the coding sequence ATGACTTGTAGACTGCTGCTGGTGGACGACCACTCACTGATCCGTGCCGGGGTGCGGGCGCTGGTCTGCGACATCCCTGGCTACTGCGTGGTCGGGGAGGCCGACGACGGTTGCCTGCTGCTCGAGCACGTCCGTAACCTGGCGCCTGACATCGTCCTGCTGGACATTTCCATGCGTTCAACCAGCGGCCTCGATGCCTTGACCCAATTGCGCGCCAGCGGCAGCACCTGCAAGGTGCTGATCCTGTCGATGCACACCGACCCAGACCTGATCATGCGGGCGCTGGAAAGCGGCGCCCACGGTTACCTGCTCAAGGACACCAGCGCCACCGAACTGGAACAGGCCCTGTGCGCCTTGCGCAACGGCGAGCGCTATCTCAGCCCGGCCATCGCCCACACGGTCATCAACCAGGCATTGCTCAATACGCAGCATCGCACGCAAGCGAGCGGCGAGCGTCATAACCTGACCGCACGCCAACTGGAAATCCTGCGCCTGATCGTGCGGGGCAAATCGACCCGGGAGATCGCCTGCGGCCTGGGGCTTTCGATCAAGACCGTGGAAACCCACCGCTCGCAGATCATGAAACGCCTGCAGATTCACGATGTGGCAGGCCTGGTGCTGTACGCAGTGCGCGAAAAGATCATCAGCCTGGACGACTGA
- the yegS gene encoding lipid kinase YegS, with product MQGRKAMLILHGKQAMNEALRTAVLALRETGWVLDVRVTWEAGDAQRLVSEALAAGYTHIVAGGGDGTLRDVAEAMGLAAAKASLALMPLGTANDFAKAAGVPLEPDAALALLNTPPQPIDLGHVGDQLFLNMATGGFGSQVTANTSEDLKKVLGAAAYLFTGLSRFSELQAASVELQGPGFHWQGDLLALGIGNGRQAGGGQLLCPDALADDGLLDIAILPAPQEVVGALRDLLAGDGLFVRARLPWVEIKSSQGLDINLDGEPLQADSLRFEARPAALRLHLPSGSPLLSRPG from the coding sequence ATGCAAGGGCGCAAGGCAATGTTGATCCTGCACGGCAAGCAGGCGATGAACGAAGCGCTGCGCACTGCCGTGCTGGCGCTGCGCGAGACCGGCTGGGTGCTGGATGTGCGGGTAACCTGGGAGGCCGGGGACGCCCAACGCCTGGTCAGCGAGGCGCTGGCGGCCGGCTACACCCATATTGTCGCGGGCGGCGGCGATGGCACATTGCGCGATGTCGCCGAAGCCATGGGCCTGGCGGCGGCCAAGGCCAGCCTCGCGCTGATGCCCCTGGGCACCGCCAACGATTTCGCCAAGGCCGCGGGCGTGCCATTGGAGCCAGACGCGGCATTGGCACTGCTGAACACGCCGCCGCAGCCTATCGACCTGGGCCATGTTGGTGATCAGCTGTTCCTCAACATGGCCACCGGCGGCTTCGGCAGCCAGGTTACGGCCAACACCTCCGAGGACCTGAAAAAGGTGCTGGGGGCTGCCGCCTATCTGTTCACCGGGCTGTCGCGTTTCAGTGAGTTGCAGGCAGCATCCGTAGAGCTGCAAGGGCCGGGTTTTCACTGGCAAGGTGATTTGCTGGCCTTGGGTATCGGCAATGGCCGGCAGGCCGGCGGGGGCCAGCTACTGTGCCCGGATGCGCTGGCGGACGATGGCCTGCTCGACATCGCCATACTGCCGGCGCCGCAGGAGGTGGTGGGGGCATTGCGTGATCTGTTGGCCGGTGACGGGCTGTTCGTCCGGGCCAGGCTGCCCTGGGTTGAAATCAAGAGTTCGCAGGGCCTGGACATCAACCTCGATGGCGAGCCACTGCAGGCCGACAGCCTGCGCTTCGAGGCCAGGCCCGCAGCCCTGCGCCTGCACTTGCCGAGCGGGTCTCCGTTGCTCAGTCGTCCAGGCTGA